A genomic segment from Triticum dicoccoides isolate Atlit2015 ecotype Zavitan chromosome 1A, WEW_v2.0, whole genome shotgun sequence encodes:
- the LOC119365731 gene encoding uncharacterized protein LOC119365731 produces the protein MIQNLNYIYNCNDVEALWMLRMKRAPFARLVETFRSRGLLQDNINTSVEEQVDMFLHVVGHNQRFRVIHSTFRRSKETISRYFKQVFFTIGELREEMTRRPSGQTPSKIRGSPRWYPYFKIALVQLMVLMSLPEFLGHCLQHTGGGNTTQARMCLLLLTLI, from the exons ATGATCCaaaatctgaactacatctacaactgcaaTGACGTCGAGGCTCTGTGGATGCTTCGAATGAAAAGAGCACCATTTGCCAGGCTTGTCGAGACCTTCAGGAGCAGGGGGCTGCTACAAGATAACATCAACACCAGTGTTGAAGAGCAAGTGGAcatgttcctccatgttgttggCCATAACCAGAGGTTCAGGGTCATTCACAGCACGTTTAGAAGATCAAAGGAGACCATCTCTAGGTACTTCAAGCAGGTGTTTTTTACTATTGGGGAGCTTAGAGAAGAGATGACCAGGAGACCATCTGGTCAGACTCCATCCAAGATTCGCGGaagcccaagatggtatccatacttTAAG ATTGCATTGGTGCAATTgatggtactcatgtcactgcCAGAGTTCCTAGGTCACTGTCTACAGCATACAGGGGGAGGAAAcactacacaagccagaatgtgcttgctgctgttgactttgatctga
- the LOC119365711 gene encoding phospholipase D alpha 1-like: MARILLHGTLHVTVFEGEGITNNSRPSSQAPQFLRKLVEGIEDTVGVGKGASKLYATVGLGKARIGRTRTLNDESSTPRWFESFHIYCAHLASDVLFTIKGSSTIGAAVVGTGYLPVRDIYGGDEVERWLPLCDDRRNPVEGGGKIHVKLQYFDISKDRAWGRGIRSGKNPGVPYTFFSQRQGCKVTLYQDAHIPDGFIPRIPLDDGRCYEPHRCWEDIFAAISNAKHLIYITGWSVYTEIALLRDANRPKPAGGGVTLGELLKKKAGEGVRVLMLVWDDRTSVGVLKKDGLMATHDEETMNYFQDTDVHCVLCPRDPDDSGSFVQDLQISTMFTHHQKTIIVDHDMPQSGGGRRRRILSFVGGLDLCDGRYDTPFHSLFGTLDGPHHDDFHQPNFATAAIAKGGPREPWHDIHCRLEGPVAWDVLYNFEQRWRKQGGKDLLVQLRDLADDIIPPSPVMHAEDREAWNVQLFRSIDGGAAFGFPDNPEDAAKAGLVSGKDQIIDRSIQDAYICAIRRAKSFIYIENQYFLGSSYCWKPDGIDPDDVGALHLLPEELSMKVVSKIEAGERFTVYVVVPMWPEGIPASGSVQAILDWQRRTMEMMYSDIAQAIQAKGIDAKPKDYLTFFCLGNREAKKPGEYQPPEPAEPDSDYLKAQQNRRFMIYVHTKMMIVDDEYIIVGSANINQRSMDGARDSEIAMGGYQPGHLATSRPARGQVHGFRMALWYEHLGMMDDAFQRPESLDCVHKVNAMAERYWDLYAADGPERDLPGHLLTYPVSVTGDGSVTQLPGVEFFPDTEARILGAKSDYLPPILTT, from the exons CTGGTGGAGGGGATCGAGGACACGGTGGGCGTCGGCAAAGGCGCGAGCAAGCTCTACGCCACCGTCGGCCTTGGCAAGGCCCGCATCGGCCGCACCCGCACGCTGAACGACGAGTCGTCGACCCCGCGCTGGTTCGAGTCCTTCCACATCTACTGCGCGCACCTCGCCTCCGACGTGCTCTTCACCATCAAGGGCAGCAGCACCATCGGCGCCGCCGTcgtgggcacgggctacctccccgTCCGCGACAtctacggcggcgacgaggtcgagcgCTGGCTCCCGCTCTGCGACGACAGACGCAACCCCGTCGAGGGCGGCGGCAAGATCCACGTCAAGCTCCAGTACTTCGACATCTCCAAGGACCGGGCCTGGGGCCGCGGCATCCGCTCCGGGAAGAACCCCGGCGTGCCCTACACCTTCTTCTCCCAGCGCCAGGGGTGCAAGGTGACGCTGTACCAGGACGCCCACATCCCCGACGGCTTCATCCCCAGGATCCCGCTCGACGACGGCCGCTGCTACGAGCCGCACCGCTGCTGGGAGGACATCTTCGCCGCCATCAGCAATGCCAAGCACCTCATCTACATCACGGGGTGGTCCGTGTACACGGAGATCGCGCTGCTCAGGGACGCCAACCGGCCCAAGCCGGCCGGCGGCGGCGTCACGCTCGGCGAGCTGCTCAAGAAGAAGGCCGGCGAGGGCGTCAGGGTGCTCATGCTGGTCTGGGACGACCGGACCTCGGTTGGCGTGCTCAAGAAGGACGGCCTCATGGCGACGCACGACGAGGAGACGATGAACTACTTCCAGGACACCGACGTGCACTGCGTGCTCTGCCCCCGGGACCCCGACGACTCCGGCAGTTTCGTCCAGGACCTGCAGATCTCCACCATGTTCACGCACCACCAGAAGACCATCATCGTCGACCACGACATGCCCCagagcggcggcggccggcgccggCGGATCCTCAGCTTCGTGGGCGGGCTTGACCTCTGCGACGGCCGCTACGACACGCCGTTCCACTCCCTGTTCGGGACGCTGGACGGCCCTCACCACGACGACTTCCACCAGCCCAACTTCGCGACGGCGGCGATCGCCAAGGGCGGGCCGAGGGAGCCGTGGCACGACATCCACTGCCGCCTCGAGGGCCCCGTGGCGTGGGATGTGCTCTACAACTTCGAGCAGCGGTGGCGCAAGCAGGGCGGCAAGGACCTGCTCGTCCAGCTCAGGGACCTCGCCGACGACATCATCCCGCCGTCGCCGGTGATGCACGCCGAGGACAGGGAGGCGTGGAACGTGCAGCTGTTCCGGTCCATCGACGGGGGCGCCGCCTTCGGGTTCCCGGACAACCCCGAGGACGCGGCCAAGGCGGGGCTGGTGAGCGGCAAGGACCAGATCATCGACCGGAGCATCCAGGACGCGTACATCTGCGCCATCCGGAGGGCCAAGAGCTTCATCTACATCGAGAACCAGTACTTCCTGGGGAGCTCCTACTGCTGGAAGCCCGACGGCATCGACCCCGACGACGTCGgcgcgctgcacctcctccccgagGAGCTGTCTATGAAGGTGGTGAGCAAGATCGAGGCCGGGGAGCGGTTCACCGTGTACGTGGTGGTGCCCATGTGGCCGGAGGGCATCCCGGCGAGCGGGTCCGTGCAGGCCATCCTGGACTGGCAGAGGAGGACCATGGAGATGATGTACAGCGACATCGCGCAGGCCATCCAGGCCAAGGGGATCGACGCCAAACCCAAGGACTACCTCACCTTCTTCTGCCTCGGCAACCGGGAGGCCAAGAAGCCCGGCGAGTACCAGCCGCCGGAGCCGGCCGAGCCCGACAGCGACTACCTCAAGGCGCAGCAGAACCGCCGGTTCATGATCTACGTCCACACCAAGATGATGATCG TGGACGACGAGTACATCATCGTGGGGTCGGCGAACATCAACCAGAGGTCCATGGACGGGGCGCGCGACTCGGAGATCGCCATGGGCGGGTACCAGCCGGGCCACCTGGCGACGAGCCGGCCGGCGAGGGGGCAGGTGCACGGGTTCAGAATGGCGCTGTGGTACGAGCACCTCGGCATGATGGACGACGCGTTCCAGCGGCCGGAGAGCCTCGACTGCGTGCACAAGGTGAACGCCATGGCCGAAAGGTACTGGGACCTCTACGCGGCCGACGGCCCAGAGCGCGacctccccggccacctcctcaccTACCCCGTCAGCGTCACCGGCGACGGTTCGGTGACGCAGCTGCCCGGGGTGGAGTTCTTCCCGGACACCGAGGCGCGGATCCTCGGCGCCAAGTCCGACTACCTCCCGCCCATCCTTACCACATAG
- the LOC119365721 gene encoding phosphoenolpyruvate/phosphate translocator 3, chloroplastic-like, giving the protein MQSMAASSSSYSSARGWAAVRRCPSPSLPARHVAFSSSSSSRCPVAGAGAPVLPLGIRGGRLPLPCPLLPPGGKNGASARRAAAAAAPSAEGDGKPEAAGIPRTLQLGAMILVWYLLNIYFNIYNKLVLKAVPFPYTITTFQFASGSFFITLMWLLNLHPKPRLSLQQYAKILPLALIHMMGNVFTNMSLGKVAVSFTHTIKAMEPFFSVLFSVLLLGQTPSLLVVGSLVPLVGGVVLASMTEVSFNWIGFWSAMASTVTNQSRNVFSKKLLADKEETLDDINLFSIMTVMSFLLSVPLMLYLEGIKFSPSYLQSTGVNLQELCVKAAIAGTCFHFYQQVSYSLLARISPVTHSVANSVKRVVVIVSSVIFFRTPISPINALGTGLALLGVFLYSRFKKAKPKAKAA; this is encoded by the exons ATGCAGAGCATGGCGGCATCCTCCTCGTCCTACTCCTCTGCAAGAGGCTGGGCGGCGGTGCGCCGTTGCCCCTCCCCTTCCCTGCCCGCGCGGCACGtcgccttctcctcctcgtcctcttcccgCTGCCCCGTCGCGGGCGCCGGCGCGCCCGTGCTGCCGCTCGGCATTCGCGGGGGCCGCCTGCCGCTCCCCTGCCCCCTGCTCCCGCCCGGCGGCAAGAACGGCGCTTCCGCgagaagggcggcggcggccgccgcgccGTCGGCGGAGGGAGACGGGAAGCCGGAGGCGGCCGGCATTCCGCGGACGCTGCAGCTCGGCGCCATGATCCTCGTCTGGTACCTCCTCAACATCTACTTCAACATCTACAACAAGCTG GTTCTGAAAGCAGTGCCCTTCCCGTACACCATCACCACCTTCCAGTTCGCATCCGGCTCCTTCTTCATCACTCTCATGTGGCTGCTCAATCTGCATCCCAAGCCAAGGCTCTCCCTTCAACAG TACGCAAAGATCCTGCCTTTGGCCTTAATACACATGATGGGCAACGTCTTCACCAACATGAGTTTGGGCAAGGTGGCCGTCTCCTTCACGCACACCATCAAGGCCATGGAGCCCTTCTTCTCTGTTCTGTTCTCAGTCTTGCTCCTCGGGCAG ACACCTTCTTTACTGGTAGTAGGTTCTCTCGTGCCGCTTGTCGGTGGAGTTGTGTTGGCATCTATGACTGAAGTTTCTTTCAACTG GATTGGATTTTGGAGTGCCATGGCTTCTACTGTTACAAATCAGTCGCGAAATGTTTTCAGCAAGAAACTTCTTGCTGACAAAGAG GAAACGTTGGACGATATAAATCTCTTCTCAATTATGACTGTCATGTCATTTTTGTTGTCGGTCCCATTAATGCTATATTTAGAGGGCATCAAGTTTAGCCCATCATACCTACAGAGCACT GGCGTAAATCTTCAAGAACTTTGCGTGAAAGCAGCCATTGCTGGCACTTGTTTCCATTTTTATCAACAG GTTTCATATAGTTTATTGGCCAGAATATCACCTGTGACCCATTCTGTTGCAAACTCTGTCAAACGGGTTGTTGTCATCGTGTCATCCGTTATCTTCTTCAGAACTCCAATTTCACCTATAAATGCCCTTG GAACTGGTCTGGCTCTGCTCGGTGTTTTCCTGTACTCTAGATTCAAGAAGGCAAAACCAAAGGCAAAGGCTGCATAA